The following proteins are encoded in a genomic region of Coffea eugenioides isolate CCC68of chromosome 6, Ceug_1.0, whole genome shotgun sequence:
- the LOC113772791 gene encoding replication protein A 70 kDa DNA-binding subunit A isoform X1 — translation MPVNLTQNAVSAITAGDVNSKPLVQVLDIKLIGSTQERYRLLISDSVLTQHAMLATQLNDSVKSGRIRKGTVVQLIDYICSTVQNRKIIVILNMETIIPDCDIIGNPKMIGDLDTGVQRSVPDRNNGSATLTNNNNLGTQNSGRSNFSNNNNLISRNSGSNNVQSFRPTVQPAYQPPPIYKNHGAIVKNEAPARIVPIAALNPYQGRWAVKARVTAKGDLRRYNNARGDGKVFSFDLLDSDGGEIRVTCFNAVVDRFYDIIEVGKVYMISKGSLKPAQKNFNHLKNEWEIFLDTSSTVDLCPDEDASIPQQQFSFRPISDIENVENNSILDVIGIVISVNPSVPILRKNGMETQRRILNLKDRSGRSVELTLWGDFCNREGQKLREMVEAGHFPVLAVKAGKVNDFTGKSVGTISSTQLFIDPDFSEAHILRDWFDGGGKDVASQSISREIMPGGLKNEIRKTVSQIRDEGLGRSDKPDWITVKATISFIKTDTFCYTACPLMIGERQCNKKVARSGNSRWLCDRCNQEFEECDYRYLLQTQIQDHTGLTWVTAFQESGEEILGCSAKDLYLLKYEEENELRFAEIIKSCLFTQFMFRLKIKEEIYGDEQRVKITVVKAEKVNSSTECSYLLEQISKFSFR, via the exons ATGCCGGTGAACCTGACGCAGAATGCGGTCTCGGCGATAACCGCCGGCGACGTGAACTCGAAGCCGCTTGTACAGGTTCTGGATATTAAGCTCATTGGCTCCACTCAGGAACGGTACCGCCTTTTGATCTCCGATTCGGTTCTGACTCAGCACGCGATGCTCGCCACTCAGCTCAACGACTCAGTCAAGTCAGGCCGCATCCGCAAGGGTACCGTCGTTCAGTTGATTGACTATATCTGCAGCACCGTCCAGAATCGCAA GATAATAGTTATCCTAAATATGGAAACAATAATTCCAGATTGTGACATAATTGGGAACCCAAAAATGATTGGCGACTTGGATACAGGGGTTCAAAGATCAGTGCCTGATAGGAATAACGGGTCTGCGACATTGACTAACAACAACAATTTGGGTACTCAAAACTCTGGGCGTTCAAACTTCTCAAACAACAATAATTTGATCTCTCGTAATTCAGGGAGCAATAATGTACAGAGTTTCAGGCCAACAGTTCAACCTGCATACCAACCTCCTCCAATTTACAAAAACCATGGTGCTATTGTAAAAAATGAAGCCCCAGCACGCATTGTTCCAATTGCAGCATTGAATCCTTATCAGGGTCGTTGGGCTGTTAAGGCAAGAGTGACTGCAAAAGGAGATCTTCGTCGCTACAACAATGCCAGGGGAGATGGAAAGGTCTTTTCTTTTGATCTTCTTGATTCTGATGGAGGGGAAATACGAGTTACCTGTTTCAATGCCGTTGTTGACCGATTTTACGATATTATTGAAGTTGGGAAAGTTTACATGATATCAAAAGGTAGCTTAAAACCAGCTCAAAAGAACTTCAACCATCTGAAGAATGAATGGGAAATATTTTTGGACACGAGTTCAACTGTAGATCTTTGCCCAGATGAAGACGCTTCAATACCACAACAGCAGTTCTCATTCAGGCCTATTAGTGATATTGAAAATGTTGAGAATAATTCCATATTGGATGTTATTGGTATAGTAATTAGTGTTAATCCTTCTGTTCCTATCTTGAGAAAGAATGGAATGGAAACACAGAGGAGAATCCTGAATTTAAAGGATCGGTCTGGAAGGAGTGTTGAGTTAACTCTCTGGGGAGACTTCTGCAACCGGGAAGGCCAAAAGCTACGGGAAATGGTAGAAGCTGGGCATTTCCCTGTTTTAGCTGTCAAAGCTGGAAAAGTTAATGACTTCACTGGGAAATCAGTGGGGACTATTTCTTCCACTCAGCTCTTCATAGACCCTGATTTTTCAGAGGCTCACATCTTAAGGGACTGGTTTGATGGAGGAGGAAAAGATGTTGCTTCCCAGTCCATATCTAGGGAAATTATGCCTGGAGGATTGAAGAATGAAATACGTAAAACTGTGTCTCAGATCAGAGATGAAGGCCTTGGAAGATCAGATAAACCAGATTGGATCACTGTCAAGGCCACAATATCTTTCATAAAGACCGACACTTTTTGCTACACAGCTTGTCCACTAATGATTGGGGAAAGACAGTGCAATAAGAAAGTAGCAAGGTCAGGAAACTCTAGATGGCTATGTGACAGATGCAATCAAGAATTTGAGGAATGTGATTACAGATATCTTCTTCAAACCCAAATTCAGGATCATACGGGGCTGACGTGGGTGACTGCTTTCCAGGAATCTGGTGAGGAGATATTGGGTTGTTCAGCAAAGGATTTGTACTTGTTAAAgtatgaagaagaaaatgagtTGAGATTCGCTGAGATCATTAAGAGCTGTCTGTTTACACAATTTATGTTCAGGCTCAAAATCAAAGAGGAAATATATGGTGATGAACAGAGAGTGAAAATTACAGTTGTCAAGGCTGAGAAGGTGAATAGCTCGACAGAATGCAGCTATCTACTTGAAcaaatttctaaattttctttCCGTTGA
- the LOC113776352 gene encoding mediator of RNA polymerase II transcription subunit 20a-like — MPIKWVLHWQPNPGTTVNTQILTEVSQCVEGINGVKEGRWKATLSFYKPMVREQANAMEFPRDFLGISLQEQPNKYYLVIRGQRLIVEADSTIQTIMEKLQSYKTRVALNFEGFQYQLGDFQLRVGKVVPIHSESLRGIVMEMEYLPISSWEKSHQIMGEFFDIWQEALSKRSLPGHFVHIEPNFAEYGLSDEYSSQHTAAQYASIMAQMIATAQSAQAARN, encoded by the exons ATGCCCATCAAATG ggttttgcacTGGCAGCCTAATCCAGGCACAACAGTGAACACCCAAATTCTCACAGAAGTGTCTCAGTGTGTGGAGGGCATTAACGGGGTCAAGGAAGGAAGGTGGAAAGCTACTCTCAGCTTTTATAAACCCATGGTTAGAG AACAAGCGAATGCGATGGAATTTCCTCGTGATTTTTTGGGGATTTCACTCCAAGAGCAGCCCAATAAGTATTACCTTGTGATAAGAGGGCAGCGGTTGATTGTTGAGGCAGATTCTACAATTCAGACAATTATGGAAAAACTGCAGTCATACAAAACAAGGGTAGCGCTTAATTTTGAG GGCTTTCAGTATCAACTAGGAGACTTCCAGTTACGTGTGGGGAAAGTTGTTCCAATCCACTCTGAAAGTTTGAGGGGAATTGTTATGGAG ATGGAGTATTTACCTATTTCATCATGGGAAAAATCACACCAAATCATGGGCGAGTTCTTTGATATATGGCAGGAAGCTCTCTCAAAAAGATCCTTGCCGGGTCATTTTGTGCATATTGAGCCCAACTTTGCAGAATATGGCCTGTCAGATGAATACAGTTCACAACACACGGCAGCACAATATGCTAGTATTATGGCTCAAATGATAGCCACGGCTCAATCGGCACAAGCAGCTAGAAATTAG
- the LOC113774856 gene encoding stress-response A/B barrel domain-containing protein UP3-like, whose translation MLCGGVRAAVFGRTSILSFPPPRSSSSPLKSFYFPATTRLYAAQSQPSIKMSASNPPEFIEHIVLFKVKQDVDPSKATAMLNNLSSLTSLDSVLHLTAGPLLRSRSSSLTFTHMLHSRYASKSDLDAYSAHPDHVAVVTNYVKPIIDDNMAVDWVASGAGAVKIPPGSAMRVTFLKLKEGSGEDERNEVLGVIGGIKEKFPGIEQLSFGENFSPRRAKGFSIASIAVFKGVNELEGLDAESEAANKQKDLVRDKVDGVVVLDYAVPSSQTASL comes from the coding sequence ATGCTGTGTGGAGGTGTAAGAGCAGCAGTTTTCGGTCGCACAAGCATCTTATCATTTCCTCCTCCCCGCTCTTCTTCTTCACCGCTCAAATCCTTCTACTTTCCCGCCACTACCCGCCTCTACGCCGCTCAATCGCAACCGTCCATCAAAATGTCCGCCAGCAATCCACCTGAGTTCATCGAGCATATCGTCCTCTTCAAAGTCAAACAAGATGTTGACCCTTCCAAAGCAACCGCCATGCTCAACAACCTCAGTAGTCTCACCTCACTCGATTCCGTCCTCCACCTCACCGCCGGCCCGCTCCTCCGGTCCCGATCCTCCTCTCTCACCTTCACTCACATGCTCCACTCTCGCTACGCCTCCAAATCCGACCTCGATGCTTACTCCGCACACCCCGACCACGTCGCCGTCGTCACCAATTACGTCAAGCCTATCATCGATGACAATATGGCTGTCGATTGGGTCGCCAGTGGCGCCGGCGCCGTTAAAATTCCTCCGGGTTCGGCTATGAGGGTCAcatttttgaaattgaaggagGGCTCAGGGGAGGATGAGAGAAATGAGGTTTTGGGGGTGATTGGAGGAATCAAAGAGAAGTTTCCGGGGATTGAGCAGTTGAGTTTCGGGGAGAACTTTTCTCCCCGGAGAGCGAAAGGGTTTTCGATCGCCTCTATTGCGGTTTTCAAGGGGGTCAATGAATTGGAGGGATTGGATGCGGAATCGGAGGCGGCCAATAAGCAGAAGGATTTGGTTAGGGATAAGGTAGATGGTGTGGTGGTGCTGGATTACGCGGTTCCTTCGTCGCAGACGGCTAGCCTCTGA
- the LOC113772792 gene encoding 40S ribosomal protein S3-3-like codes for MASQTSKKRKFVADGVFYAELNEVLTRELAEDGYSGVEVRVTPMRTEIIIRATRTQNVLGEKGKRIRELTSVVQKRFKFPENSVELYAEKVNNRALCAIAQAESLRYKLLGGLAVRRACYGVLRFVMENGAKGCEVIVSGKLRAQRAKSMKFKDGYMISSGQPVKEYIDSAVRHVLLRQGVLGIKVKIMLSWDPKGKMGPTTPLPDLVTIHPLKEEEDYIRPTLVASEIEVLA; via the exons ATGGCTTCTCAAACGAGCAAAAAGAGAAAG TTCGTAGCAGATGGAGTGTTCTATGCGGAGTTGAACGAGGTGTTGACTCGTGAGCTGGCGGAGGATGGATACTCTGGCGTGGAGGTCAGGGTAACTCCCATGAGGACAGAAATCATTATCCGAGCCACTCGCACCCAGAATGTTCTCG GCGAGAAGGGGAAGAGGATTAGAGAGCTTACGTCGGTGGTGCAGAAGAGATTTAAGTTTCCGGAGAACAGCGTGGAGTTGTATGCTGAGAAGGTTAACAACAGGGCACTCTGTGCCATTGCTCAAGCTGAGTCGCTTCGATACAAGCTGCTCGGTGGCCTTGCCGTCAGGAG GGCGTGTTATGGTGTATTGCGATTTGTGATGGAGAACGGAGCCAAGGGATGTGAG GTCATTGTCAGTGGAAAGCTGAGGGCTCAACGTGCCAAGTCTATGAAATTCAAAGATGGTTACATGATCTCTTCTGGACAGCCAGTCAAGGAATATATCGATTCTGCTGTCAGACACGTTCTTTTGAGGCAG GGCGTACTTGGTATCAAGGTAAAGATTATGCTATCTTGGGATCCGAAGGGAAAGATGGGGCCAACAACTCCCCTCCCTGATCTTGTCACAATTCATCCCCTCAAGGAGGAGGAAGACTACATCAGGCCGACACTGGTGGCATCTGAGATTGAGGTCCTTGCATAA
- the LOC113776351 gene encoding uncharacterized protein LOC113776351 — protein MDPDSLATTATNAPRKVRFAPKVPPRRDQKTVVTKVEKVEDAVDAAQAEELLRRLNESSVNAKPKFERKAGPAHVAFGYGGSSPSMRSYGAPKGVSTHHSSYPNAGGAMRRVQKEYKEPWDYYTNYPVTLPLRRPYSGDPEHLDQEEFDEASESLNYDECSTNAAVELGLTEGKETMLFLQLPASMPMVKQLPNTTGSEMADTSKPTKSGELLQKSCSLDELPAGFMGKILVYRSGAVKLKLGDNLYDVSVGLDCVFAQDVVAINDEEKHCCTLGELDKRVIITPDVDSMLDGMADL, from the exons ATGGATCCAGACTCTTTAGCAACCACGGCCACCAATGCACCTAGGAAG GTGAGGTTTGCACCAAAAGTtcctccacgcagagaccaaaAGACTGTCGTCACCAAAGT TGAGAAGGTTGAAGATGCCGTTGATGCTGCTCAGGCTGAGGAACTATTACGCCGGCTTAAT GAATCTTCTGTCAACGCAAAGCCTAAATTTGAAAGGAAAG CTGGACCGGCACATGTGGCATTTGGCTATGGAGGCTCATCACCTTCAATGAGGTCATATGGTGCTCCCAAGGGTGTAAGCACACATCATAGTTCATATCCTAATG CTGGAGGTGCTATGCGTAGGGTGCAGAAAGAATACAAAGAACCATGG GATTATTATACCAATTATCCTGTAACACTTCCTTTAAGGAGACCATACTCGGGGGATCCAG AACATCTTGATCAAGAGGAATTTGATGAGGCCTCAGAAAGCTTGAACTATGATGAATGCTCCACAAATGCTGCTGTAGAGCTTGGTCTAACG GAAGGAAAGGAAACTATGTTGTTTCTTCAATTACCTGCAAGCATGCCTATGGTAAAGCAATTACCTAATACGACTGGCAGTGAGATGGCAGATACTTCTAAACCAACAAAGAGTGGAGAACTTTTGCAAAAGTCCTGTAGTTTGGATGAGTTGCCAGCAGGATTTATGGGTAAAATTTTAGTTTACAGGAGTGGTGCTGTCAAGCTGAAGCTTGGTGACAACCTTTATGAT GTTTCGGTAGGTTTGGATTGTGTATTTGCACAAGATGTTGTTGCCATTAACGATGAAGAAAAGCATTGTTGTACTTTGGGGGAGCTCGATAAGCGTGTCATCATAACCCCAGATGTGGACTCGATGTTAGATGGAATGGCTGACTTGTAG
- the LOC113772793 gene encoding uncharacterized protein LOC113772793, whose translation MMASTSAVSMGGMPLTYASQKRLPTADSFFKPLPVRPSNAVAAAKPIAKFQVKASSLKEKAVTGLTAAALTASMMIPDVAEAADSGLSPSLKSFLLSIVAGGVVLALLFGAVIAVANFDPVKRS comes from the coding sequence ATGATGGCCTCTACATCAGCAGTCTCTATGGGCGGCATGCCTTTGACCTACGCAAGCCAAAAGAGGCTACCAACTGCAGACAGTTTCTTCAAGCCATTGCCAGTGAGGCCCTCCAATGCTGTTGCAGCAGCAAAGCCCATTGCCAAGTTTCAGGTCAAGGCTTCTTCACTCAAGGAAAAGGCGGTGACTGGATTGACAGCAGCTGCATTGACTGCTTCGATGATGATTCCGGATGTGGCTGAGGCTGCTGATTCTGGTCTTTCACCGTCCCTCAAGAGCTTCTTGCTGAGCATTGTTGCTGGAGGAGTGGTCCTTGCTTTGCTCTTTGGTGCTGTAATAGCTGTTGCCAACTTTGATCCTGTCAAGCGGAGCTGA
- the LOC113774631 gene encoding protein ELF4-LIKE 4 gives MEGDAFSGLGNGTQIDGKVLQTFQKSFVQVQNILDQNRLLINEINQNHESKIPDNLSRNVGLIRELNNNIRRVVDLYADLSTSFTKSMDASSEGDSSGAFKSDGKAGHKRNRPG, from the coding sequence ATGGAGGGGGATGCATTTTCTGGCCTTGGTAACGGGACCCAAATAGATGGCAAGGTATTGCAGACATTTCAGAAGAGCTTTGTTCAAGTACAGAACATTTTGGATCAGAATAGGTTGTTAATCAATGAGATTAACCAGAATCACGAGTCCAAGATCCCTGACAACTTGAGCAGGAATGTGGGACTAATCAGAGAGCTCAACAACAATATCAGAAGGGTTGTTGATCTTTATGCGGATCTTTCGACTTCTTTCACAAAATCCATGGACGCTTCATCTGAAGGGGACTCAAGTGGTGCCTTTAAATCAGATGGAAAAGCTGGTCACAAAAGGAACAGGCCTGGTTAG
- the LOC113772791 gene encoding replication protein A 70 kDa DNA-binding subunit A isoform X2: protein METIIPDCDIIGNPKMIGDLDTGVQRSVPDRNNGSATLTNNNNLGTQNSGRSNFSNNNNLISRNSGSNNVQSFRPTVQPAYQPPPIYKNHGAIVKNEAPARIVPIAALNPYQGRWAVKARVTAKGDLRRYNNARGDGKVFSFDLLDSDGGEIRVTCFNAVVDRFYDIIEVGKVYMISKGSLKPAQKNFNHLKNEWEIFLDTSSTVDLCPDEDASIPQQQFSFRPISDIENVENNSILDVIGIVISVNPSVPILRKNGMETQRRILNLKDRSGRSVELTLWGDFCNREGQKLREMVEAGHFPVLAVKAGKVNDFTGKSVGTISSTQLFIDPDFSEAHILRDWFDGGGKDVASQSISREIMPGGLKNEIRKTVSQIRDEGLGRSDKPDWITVKATISFIKTDTFCYTACPLMIGERQCNKKVARSGNSRWLCDRCNQEFEECDYRYLLQTQIQDHTGLTWVTAFQESGEEILGCSAKDLYLLKYEEENELRFAEIIKSCLFTQFMFRLKIKEEIYGDEQRVKITVVKAEKVNSSTECSYLLEQISKFSFR from the coding sequence ATGGAAACAATAATTCCAGATTGTGACATAATTGGGAACCCAAAAATGATTGGCGACTTGGATACAGGGGTTCAAAGATCAGTGCCTGATAGGAATAACGGGTCTGCGACATTGACTAACAACAACAATTTGGGTACTCAAAACTCTGGGCGTTCAAACTTCTCAAACAACAATAATTTGATCTCTCGTAATTCAGGGAGCAATAATGTACAGAGTTTCAGGCCAACAGTTCAACCTGCATACCAACCTCCTCCAATTTACAAAAACCATGGTGCTATTGTAAAAAATGAAGCCCCAGCACGCATTGTTCCAATTGCAGCATTGAATCCTTATCAGGGTCGTTGGGCTGTTAAGGCAAGAGTGACTGCAAAAGGAGATCTTCGTCGCTACAACAATGCCAGGGGAGATGGAAAGGTCTTTTCTTTTGATCTTCTTGATTCTGATGGAGGGGAAATACGAGTTACCTGTTTCAATGCCGTTGTTGACCGATTTTACGATATTATTGAAGTTGGGAAAGTTTACATGATATCAAAAGGTAGCTTAAAACCAGCTCAAAAGAACTTCAACCATCTGAAGAATGAATGGGAAATATTTTTGGACACGAGTTCAACTGTAGATCTTTGCCCAGATGAAGACGCTTCAATACCACAACAGCAGTTCTCATTCAGGCCTATTAGTGATATTGAAAATGTTGAGAATAATTCCATATTGGATGTTATTGGTATAGTAATTAGTGTTAATCCTTCTGTTCCTATCTTGAGAAAGAATGGAATGGAAACACAGAGGAGAATCCTGAATTTAAAGGATCGGTCTGGAAGGAGTGTTGAGTTAACTCTCTGGGGAGACTTCTGCAACCGGGAAGGCCAAAAGCTACGGGAAATGGTAGAAGCTGGGCATTTCCCTGTTTTAGCTGTCAAAGCTGGAAAAGTTAATGACTTCACTGGGAAATCAGTGGGGACTATTTCTTCCACTCAGCTCTTCATAGACCCTGATTTTTCAGAGGCTCACATCTTAAGGGACTGGTTTGATGGAGGAGGAAAAGATGTTGCTTCCCAGTCCATATCTAGGGAAATTATGCCTGGAGGATTGAAGAATGAAATACGTAAAACTGTGTCTCAGATCAGAGATGAAGGCCTTGGAAGATCAGATAAACCAGATTGGATCACTGTCAAGGCCACAATATCTTTCATAAAGACCGACACTTTTTGCTACACAGCTTGTCCACTAATGATTGGGGAAAGACAGTGCAATAAGAAAGTAGCAAGGTCAGGAAACTCTAGATGGCTATGTGACAGATGCAATCAAGAATTTGAGGAATGTGATTACAGATATCTTCTTCAAACCCAAATTCAGGATCATACGGGGCTGACGTGGGTGACTGCTTTCCAGGAATCTGGTGAGGAGATATTGGGTTGTTCAGCAAAGGATTTGTACTTGTTAAAgtatgaagaagaaaatgagtTGAGATTCGCTGAGATCATTAAGAGCTGTCTGTTTACACAATTTATGTTCAGGCTCAAAATCAAAGAGGAAATATATGGTGATGAACAGAGAGTGAAAATTACAGTTGTCAAGGCTGAGAAGGTGAATAGCTCGACAGAATGCAGCTATCTACTTGAAcaaatttctaaattttctttCCGTTGA